The following are from one region of the Marinomonas sp. CT5 genome:
- a CDS encoding sigma-54 dependent transcriptional regulator, which translates to MSSPKLFMHVQDPLLASNLLSLNGVRQFELNISHQDENWLDQLSVSQCDVALIEVNSLHDVALKELINSDLLYQTEFVFFSKGEPDPILDSLMRKGAGFHYREPYNLKLIESSLEELFCELNRSQENSHTQTSYLDQFGLLVGSSTAMHSLYRTIRKVAATKANAFIMGESGTGKELIANTLHVFSQRAEGPFVAINCGALSPELIDSELFGHVKGAFTGAHKDHQGVFEQAEGGTLFLDEVTEMPYEQQVKLLRVLESGEYKPVGSQQVKMANVRIVAATNRTLSDAIRDEVFREDLYFRLAQFPIMVPTLRDREGDACGLAQHFLAYRNTQDGLHKYFSEQSLEKINHYSWPGNVRELKHAVERAYILADAIIHPEHLVTNDLSDQTVNDETAGIPIGMRLDDLEKIAILKTLKNNQGNKTDTANQLGISVKTLYNKLDKYDHTDFS; encoded by the coding sequence ATGTCTTCACCAAAGCTTTTTATGCATGTTCAAGATCCATTATTAGCTTCAAATCTACTTTCTTTAAACGGCGTTCGACAATTCGAATTAAACATCAGCCATCAAGACGAAAATTGGCTAGATCAATTGTCCGTCAGCCAATGCGATGTTGCTCTTATCGAAGTCAATTCACTACATGATGTTGCCTTAAAAGAGCTGATAAACAGCGACCTTCTGTACCAAACCGAGTTCGTATTTTTCAGCAAAGGAGAACCAGACCCAATACTCGATTCTCTAATGCGTAAAGGTGCGGGGTTTCATTACCGCGAACCTTACAATTTAAAATTGATCGAATCCTCGCTAGAAGAGCTGTTTTGTGAGCTAAATCGCTCTCAAGAAAACAGCCATACTCAAACCAGCTATTTAGACCAATTTGGTTTATTAGTCGGCTCCTCTACCGCCATGCACTCTCTTTACCGCACGATACGCAAAGTTGCAGCCACTAAGGCCAATGCTTTTATCATGGGCGAAAGTGGCACAGGTAAAGAACTTATCGCCAATACTCTGCATGTATTTAGCCAACGCGCCGAAGGTCCTTTTGTGGCAATAAACTGTGGCGCACTCAGCCCAGAACTTATCGACAGCGAATTATTCGGCCATGTAAAAGGCGCATTTACTGGAGCCCATAAAGATCACCAAGGCGTTTTTGAACAAGCCGAAGGTGGTACGCTCTTTTTAGATGAAGTCACCGAGATGCCCTATGAACAGCAAGTAAAACTGCTACGTGTACTTGAAAGCGGTGAATACAAACCGGTTGGCTCTCAACAAGTCAAAATGGCTAATGTGCGCATTGTTGCAGCAACAAACCGCACATTAAGTGATGCCATCCGTGACGAAGTCTTTCGTGAAGACCTCTATTTCCGCTTAGCTCAATTCCCTATCATGGTCCCTACTTTACGTGACCGTGAAGGCGATGCCTGCGGCCTTGCTCAACACTTCCTGGCTTATCGAAATACCCAAGATGGTCTACACAAATATTTTTCCGAGCAGAGTCTAGAAAAAATTAATCACTACAGCTGGCCTGGCAATGTTCGTGAATTAAAGCACGCCGTTGAACGAGCTTATATTTTGGCTGATGCCATCATTCATCCTGAACATCTTGTTACCAATGATCTTAGCGATCAAACCGTAAACGACGAAACCGCAGGGATTCCCATCGGTATGCGTCTAGATGATTTAGAAAAAATTGCTATCTTAAAAACGCTGAAAAACAATCAAGGTAATAAGACAGATACAGCCAATCAACTGGGTATTAGCGTCAAAACCTTATACAACAAACTCGATAAATACGACCATACCGATTTCTCATAA
- a CDS encoding NRDE family protein, translated as MCSVSWWIDESGYQLFFNRDEQKTRTPALSPQSFVLQGTQVLMPIDPVGKGSWISLNEAGVSLCLLNNYQGKTPSGQLTSRGQLVKQLSNAIGLAQIEWQFAQLDLQQFAPFTLLAFELGNSKVREFQWDGENASILYAQSPHFSSAVALDSVTAYRQSVYDELTVTCADDLLLFHSQHHPEQSHFSVCMHREDAQTVSFTRIQASQNDLQMTYVAGSPCMHLTPQALASQSHGFQDNGFQEKVSLVSGSY; from the coding sequence ATGTGCTCGGTTTCTTGGTGGATTGACGAATCTGGCTATCAGCTGTTTTTTAATCGTGATGAGCAAAAAACACGAACTCCCGCCTTGTCGCCTCAGTCTTTTGTTCTGCAAGGCACCCAAGTGCTCATGCCGATTGATCCTGTGGGCAAAGGCAGCTGGATTAGCTTGAACGAGGCCGGAGTGTCTTTGTGTTTGCTCAATAACTATCAAGGCAAAACGCCATCAGGCCAACTGACAAGCCGTGGGCAACTGGTCAAGCAATTATCCAATGCCATAGGGCTTGCTCAAATTGAATGGCAGTTTGCTCAGCTTGACCTGCAACAGTTTGCCCCTTTTACCTTGCTGGCTTTTGAACTGGGTAATAGCAAGGTTAGAGAGTTTCAATGGGATGGTGAAAACGCATCGATTCTTTATGCCCAATCACCGCATTTTTCGTCTGCAGTGGCATTAGACAGTGTCACGGCCTATCGACAATCCGTCTATGACGAACTGACCGTCACATGCGCTGACGATTTGCTGCTGTTTCATTCTCAGCACCATCCAGAACAGTCTCATTTCTCGGTTTGTATGCACAGAGAAGATGCTCAAACCGTGAGCTTCACACGCATTCAAGCGAGTCAAAACGATTTGCAGATGACCTATGTAGCGGGATCTCCGTGTATGCATTTAACGCCACAAGCCTTGGCGTCTCAGAGTCATGGTTTTCAAGACAATGGTTTTCAAGAAAAGGTTTCTCTCGTTAGTGGTTCTTATTAA
- the hemG gene encoding menaquinone-dependent protoporphyrinogen IX dehydrogenase: MSNILLIFSTTDGHTKKISLKIQAIIESKSHSVTLLPIEEVTSESLASYDKVIIGASIRYGKHQKTVADFIEQNKTLLESKPSAFFTVNLVARKPEKCQPDTNPYIIKFLDQLNWQPDLQGVFAGKLNYQQYKFLDRNMIRFIMWMTKGPTDPNTNLEFTNWNSVEQFAQAASEMRKSDD, encoded by the coding sequence ATGTCTAATATTTTATTGATTTTTTCTACTACAGACGGTCACACAAAAAAGATAAGCCTAAAAATACAAGCCATCATTGAAAGCAAAAGTCATTCCGTCACCCTATTACCGATAGAAGAAGTAACAAGTGAAAGTTTGGCAAGTTACGACAAGGTCATCATTGGAGCCAGCATTCGTTATGGCAAACACCAAAAAACCGTTGCAGACTTTATTGAACAAAACAAAACCTTGCTTGAGAGTAAACCTAGCGCGTTTTTCACTGTCAACCTCGTTGCTCGTAAACCTGAAAAATGCCAACCAGATACCAATCCATATATCATTAAATTCTTAGACCAGCTGAATTGGCAGCCGGATCTACAAGGTGTTTTTGCAGGTAAACTCAATTACCAACAATACAAATTTCTCGACCGTAATATGATTCGTTTCATTATGTGGATGACAAAAGGGCCAACGGATCCAAATACCAACTTAGAATTTACTAATTGGAATAGCGTCGAGCAATTTGCACAAGCAGCGAGCGAAATGCGAAAAAGCGACGATTAG
- a CDS encoding D-alanine--D-alanine ligase: MSVMVKGQFIAPNKINAGMPLLQIEEETSISPYEFMPSWFFYAPVVAQSLLLGLRHGDVCLPLIANPSIKLSGMVGESKTDILNLAGPFAKQWIEPFITLTKTQQSSAIQLENALQAMTEAQLSFPIVAKPDLGCRGVGVKLLKSVDQLQDYIETFPSSAQFLLQRKAPYQAEAGVFYVRYPGRKQGEIISITLKYAPSVVGDGTHSLKQLIERCPRAGQLTHLYFPRHTQKLDWIPAEGEEYPLAFAGSHSRGSIFRNGNQYITEALTRQLDEILKDVEGYYYGRLDIKFADIESFMAGEQFSILEMNGASSEATHIWDRNTKLSEIFSTLLKQYRILFEIGALQKKRGFRSPSIRSLLKAWREEKSLTQHYPSTD; this comes from the coding sequence ATGAGCGTCATGGTAAAGGGGCAGTTCATTGCGCCGAATAAAATTAATGCAGGAATGCCGTTACTTCAAATAGAAGAAGAGACGAGTATTTCACCTTATGAGTTCATGCCAAGTTGGTTCTTTTATGCGCCTGTGGTAGCGCAGAGTTTGCTTCTTGGGCTGCGTCACGGGGATGTTTGCCTGCCACTAATTGCCAATCCCAGCATCAAGCTCAGTGGCATGGTGGGCGAATCGAAAACGGATATTTTGAATTTGGCAGGTCCATTCGCTAAGCAATGGATTGAGCCTTTTATTACTCTGACGAAAACGCAACAAAGCTCAGCAATTCAGTTAGAAAACGCTCTTCAAGCCATGACAGAGGCTCAGTTGTCTTTCCCTATCGTGGCGAAGCCTGACTTAGGTTGTCGTGGTGTCGGCGTCAAATTACTGAAATCCGTTGATCAGCTTCAGGACTATATAGAGACATTCCCTTCTTCTGCGCAGTTTCTTTTGCAAAGAAAAGCGCCTTACCAAGCGGAAGCGGGTGTTTTTTATGTTCGATACCCAGGGCGTAAGCAGGGCGAAATTATTTCCATCACATTGAAATACGCTCCGAGTGTCGTTGGTGATGGCACACACAGCTTGAAACAGCTGATCGAGCGCTGTCCTCGTGCAGGGCAATTAACCCACCTGTATTTCCCACGTCATACGCAAAAGCTGGATTGGATCCCCGCCGAAGGGGAAGAGTACCCCCTAGCGTTTGCTGGCAGCCACAGTCGTGGATCGATCTTTCGCAATGGCAATCAATACATCACAGAAGCCTTAACTCGCCAATTGGATGAGATTCTAAAAGACGTGGAGGGTTACTACTACGGGCGCTTAGACATCAAGTTTGCTGATATCGAATCCTTTATGGCAGGCGAGCAATTTTCCATTTTAGAAATGAATGGCGCCAGCAGTGAAGCGACCCATATTTGGGATCGCAATACCAAGCTTTCAGAGATTTTTAGCACCCTTTTAAAACAGTACCGAATCTTATTCGAGATTGGTGCTTTGCAGAAAAAACGCGGTTTTAGATCCCCCTCGATTCGCTCCCTGTTAAAAGCATGGCGTGAAGAAAAAAGCCTGACTCAACATTACCCCAGCACAGATTAA
- the arfB gene encoding alternative ribosome rescue aminoacyl-tRNA hydrolase ArfB has protein sequence MLQITLAVAIPDHEIELTAIRAQGAGGQNVNKVSSAIHLRFNVAESSLPEFYKERLLALSDSRLTKDGDIVLKAQQHRTQELNREDALARLKALILEAVRVQKARRPTKPSRSSQKKRVDKKKQKGQIKSLRRSNWD, from the coding sequence ATGCTGCAAATAACCCTCGCCGTGGCGATCCCAGACCACGAAATTGAATTGACCGCTATTCGAGCGCAAGGCGCAGGCGGGCAAAATGTGAATAAAGTGTCTTCAGCCATTCATCTTAGATTTAACGTCGCTGAGTCTTCCTTGCCTGAGTTTTATAAAGAGCGCTTGCTCGCGTTAAGCGATTCTCGTCTGACTAAGGATGGCGATATCGTGCTGAAAGCCCAACAACATCGTACTCAAGAGCTAAACCGAGAAGACGCATTGGCAAGATTAAAAGCGCTTATTCTTGAGGCGGTGCGTGTTCAAAAAGCACGCAGACCGACCAAGCCATCTCGTTCATCGCAGAAGAAACGCGTTGATAAGAAAAAGCAAAAAGGCCAAATCAAAAGTTTGCGTCGTAGCAACTGGGATTAA
- a CDS encoding DUF1289 domain-containing protein: protein MAVNQDKDPITQSPCIRQCCLDAEDICMGCFRSITEIMDWQKSTHAQKQDVLANCALRKQKHDAKYS, encoded by the coding sequence ATGGCCGTTAATCAGGATAAAGATCCAATTACTCAAAGTCCTTGTATTCGACAATGTTGTCTTGATGCCGAGGATATTTGTATGGGGTGCTTTCGAAGTATTACGGAAATCATGGATTGGCAAAAATCGACACACGCTCAAAAGCAAGACGTGTTGGCAAATTGTGCTCTGCGAAAGCAGAAACACGACGCCAAATACTCTTAG
- a CDS encoding YHS domain-containing (seleno)protein has protein sequence MTRLMMFFALFISSFALAQDEIYTGYFSNKALSGYDTVAYFTDHKPIKGSDEFVTEYKGADWYFASQEHLEMFKAEPEKYAPQYGGYCAWAVSVKNDFASADPKDWAIVDGKLYLNYDENVKREWDQDPALHIKQADANWPTLIHKK, from the coding sequence ATGACACGTTTAATGATGTTTTTTGCCTTGTTTATAAGCAGTTTTGCCCTAGCGCAAGATGAGATTTACACCGGCTACTTTAGTAACAAAGCCCTGAGTGGTTACGACACAGTGGCCTATTTCACTGACCATAAACCGATCAAAGGCAGTGATGAATTTGTTACCGAATACAAAGGCGCAGATTGGTATTTCGCTTCTCAAGAACACCTCGAGATGTTCAAAGCAGAACCTGAAAAGTACGCGCCGCAATATGGCGGTTATTGCGCTTGGGCGGTGTCTGTAAAAAACGATTTTGCGTCAGCTGACCCGAAAGATTGGGCGATTGTCGATGGCAAGCTCTACCTGAATTACGACGAAAACGTTAAGCGCGAGTGGGACCAAGATCCGGCTTTGCACATCAAACAAGCCGATGCCAACTGGCCAACGCTAATCCATAAAAAATAA
- the rsgA gene encoding GTPase RsgA, whose amino-acid sequence MDSTLTLLDLGWQAYFQQQLSLDDLESNRIARICSHQNSRYELASEFGLVTLEDHADIPSMVVGDWIITDAENNFLRLLEPSSVFEGIASNIDTVFLICAMNQDFNLTLIKRYLELTHEAQADAVVILTKADTCDDAAEKRAQVEKLDPLLIVETVNALDADSLRCLSPFLKKGKTIALLGAVGSGKSALINTLMQTTSDGKAQRNISQSGSLKIMPSGAILLDTEGMRELQLAEFDSTAIANFADIIALEKECRFSDCRHQGEPGCAIKSAVKANRLDEQRVADFMLLRNEDTDDDQITKSKPQEKFYRSAQSDVRARKHSSAE is encoded by the coding sequence ATGGATTCCACGCTTACTTTATTGGATCTAGGCTGGCAGGCTTACTTTCAACAACAGTTATCATTGGATGATTTAGAATCTAACCGTATTGCTCGTATATGTTCTCATCAAAATAGCCGCTACGAACTTGCGAGCGAGTTTGGTTTGGTTACTTTGGAAGATCATGCTGATATACCAAGCATGGTTGTGGGTGACTGGATTATAACGGATGCAGAAAATAACTTTTTGCGCCTCTTAGAGCCAAGTTCTGTATTTGAAGGTATCGCATCTAATATTGATACGGTGTTTTTAATTTGCGCTATGAACCAAGATTTTAATTTGACGTTAATTAAGCGCTATTTAGAACTAACTCATGAAGCACAAGCCGATGCCGTTGTGATACTTACAAAAGCAGATACTTGTGATGATGCCGCTGAAAAACGCGCTCAAGTTGAGAAACTTGATCCTCTGTTAATCGTAGAAACGGTAAATGCTTTAGACGCTGACAGCCTACGCTGTTTGTCACCCTTTCTTAAAAAAGGCAAAACCATTGCTTTGCTTGGTGCAGTAGGCTCGGGCAAGTCAGCCTTAATCAACACCTTGATGCAGACCACCAGCGATGGCAAAGCACAAAGAAACATTAGTCAGTCAGGCTCTTTAAAAATCATGCCATCCGGCGCCATTTTGCTAGATACTGAAGGTATGCGTGAACTTCAACTTGCTGAGTTTGACAGCACAGCTATTGCCAACTTCGCTGACATTATTGCATTAGAGAAAGAATGTCGTTTTAGTGATTGCCGCCATCAAGGTGAGCCAGGTTGTGCTATTAAAAGCGCAGTGAAAGCAAACCGTTTAGATGAACAACGTGTCGCTGACTTTATGCTGCTTCGCAATGAAGATACTGATGACGACCAAATCACTAAGTCTAAACCGCAAGAGAAGTTTTATCGTAGCGCGCAATCTGATGTCCGTGCGAGAAAGCATAGTTCAGCTGAATAG
- a CDS encoding VTT domain-containing protein: MIAELQTWLTSGNTSLTLLCVGIVLLSYLLEDLAIATAATLSANGDLLPSLALMSIFIGIATGDLGLYVLGRYTRKVRWLRYRALSNSSFKVIRQKLTQRAFANLFLIRFIPGLRTIGFTLSGFLAISLPVFFSAVLLATSIWTLLVFTLIYQVGSHVFMSLSELKWLLIPVAFGLLFLMNRFLNKSFTRGMS; the protein is encoded by the coding sequence TTGATAGCAGAACTTCAAACATGGCTAACCTCTGGCAACACATCGCTGACATTATTGTGTGTTGGTATTGTGCTCTTGTCCTATTTACTTGAAGACCTAGCCATTGCCACCGCAGCGACGTTGTCTGCCAATGGGGATTTGCTGCCATCGCTGGCCTTAATGTCGATTTTTATCGGTATTGCGACAGGAGACTTGGGTTTATATGTGCTAGGGCGATATACCCGAAAAGTTCGCTGGTTGCGTTATCGGGCATTGAGCAACTCTTCTTTTAAGGTGATTAGGCAAAAGCTGACCCAACGGGCTTTTGCGAACCTTTTTCTTATCCGTTTTATTCCTGGTTTACGAACCATTGGTTTCACCTTGAGTGGCTTTTTGGCCATCTCATTACCCGTCTTTTTTAGCGCGGTTTTGCTTGCAACGTCTATTTGGACCTTGCTGGTCTTCACCTTGATTTATCAAGTTGGCAGCCATGTGTTTATGTCATTGTCCGAGCTGAAATGGCTGCTAATTCCTGTGGCTTTTGGCCTGTTGTTTTTAATGAATCGTTTTCTCAATAAATCGTTTACACGAGGTATGTCATGA
- a CDS encoding aminotransferase class I/II-fold pyridoxal phosphate-dependent enzyme: protein MKLESLALHHGYTSEATTKAAAVPIYQTTSYTFDDTQHGADLFDLKVQGNIYTRIMNPTTDVLEQRVAAMEGGIAALGVASGMAAITYAVQCICDVGSNIVSTSQLYGGTYNLFAHSFPRQGIETRMVSADDLAGFEAAIDDNTRAIFCESIGNPAGNIVDIEALAAIANKHGVPLIVDNTVATPFLCRPFELGAHIVVHSLTKYIGGHGTTVGGIIVDSGKFDWVANKKRFPMLNEPDPSYHDVVYTEALGEAAYIGRCRVVPLRNTGSALSPHSAFLIMQGLETLGLRMERHCSNAEKLAAFLQNHDKVNWVNYAALPDNKYNEMSKRITNGKASGVLSFGIKGGIEAGTQFIDSLQMVLRLVNIGDAKSLACHPASTTHRQLNDEELAKAGVSRDLVRISVGIENIEDIIADISQALDKVTV, encoded by the coding sequence ATGAAACTAGAATCACTAGCATTGCACCACGGTTATACGTCAGAAGCCACGACAAAAGCGGCGGCTGTACCGATTTATCAAACGACTTCTTATACCTTTGATGATACTCAGCACGGTGCTGACTTATTTGACCTGAAAGTTCAGGGCAATATTTACACTCGTATCATGAACCCAACTACGGATGTTTTAGAACAACGTGTTGCTGCAATGGAAGGCGGGATCGCTGCTCTTGGTGTGGCATCTGGTATGGCAGCCATTACTTATGCTGTGCAATGCATCTGTGATGTAGGTTCAAACATTGTCAGCACCAGCCAGCTTTACGGCGGCACATACAACTTATTCGCTCACAGCTTCCCAAGACAAGGTATCGAAACACGCATGGTGTCTGCCGATGATCTAGCAGGATTTGAAGCGGCCATTGATGACAACACTCGCGCTATTTTTTGTGAGTCCATTGGTAACCCAGCAGGCAACATTGTAGACATCGAAGCGCTAGCGGCGATTGCCAATAAGCACGGCGTTCCACTTATTGTAGATAACACAGTGGCCACGCCATTCCTTTGCCGTCCTTTTGAATTGGGCGCGCACATTGTGGTGCACTCCTTAACAAAATACATTGGCGGACACGGTACGACCGTAGGTGGCATTATTGTTGACTCTGGTAAGTTTGATTGGGTAGCGAATAAAAAACGTTTCCCAATGTTGAATGAGCCAGATCCTTCTTACCACGATGTGGTTTACACAGAAGCACTAGGCGAAGCGGCTTATATCGGTCGTTGCCGTGTTGTACCACTACGTAACACGGGTTCTGCCTTGTCTCCGCACAGTGCATTTTTGATCATGCAAGGTCTGGAAACGCTAGGTCTAAGAATGGAGCGCCATTGCTCTAACGCGGAAAAACTGGCGGCGTTTTTACAGAATCACGATAAAGTGAATTGGGTGAATTACGCGGCCTTGCCTGATAACAAATACAACGAAATGAGCAAACGCATTACCAATGGTAAAGCGTCTGGTGTACTAAGCTTTGGCATTAAAGGTGGCATCGAAGCAGGTACACAGTTCATTGACTCACTACAAATGGTATTGCGCCTAGTGAACATTGGTGATGCAAAATCATTGGCTTGTCATCCCGCTTCCACCACTCACCGTCAGTTAAACGATGAAGAGCTAGCGAAAGCCGGTGTGAGCCGAGACTTGGTGCGTATTTCTGTTGGTATTGAAAACATTGAAGATATCATTGCCGACATTAGCCAAGCGTTAGATAAAGTTACTGTTTAA
- the hisA gene encoding phosphoribosylformimino-5-aminoimidazole carboxamide ribotide isomerase, whose product MTQFRPCIDLHQGKVKQIVGGSLNDKGATENFISEYNAEHYANMYREHGLIGGHVIALGKGNQEEALSALRAYPNGLQFGGGVNNSNAESYLNAGASHVIVTSYLFENGEFSWDRLDKIKRETGTDRLVLDLSCRRTNDGWYIATDRWQTITSTQVNQENLIELANHCDEFLIHAADVEGLQAGIDEDLVTLLGQGCPVAVTYAGGARSLADLKRVHELSNGIVDLTIGSALDIFGGQGVTLDECILWNQSQN is encoded by the coding sequence GTGACCCAATTCCGTCCTTGTATCGACCTACACCAAGGCAAAGTTAAGCAAATTGTTGGTGGAAGTCTAAACGACAAAGGTGCCACAGAGAACTTTATCAGCGAATACAATGCAGAACATTACGCCAATATGTATCGCGAACACGGCCTTATTGGTGGTCATGTCATTGCCTTAGGCAAGGGTAATCAAGAAGAAGCCTTAAGCGCCCTACGCGCTTATCCAAATGGCTTGCAGTTTGGTGGTGGTGTGAACAACAGCAACGCGGAAAGCTACTTAAATGCTGGCGCTTCCCATGTCATTGTGACCTCCTATTTGTTTGAGAATGGTGAGTTTTCTTGGGATCGCTTAGATAAAATTAAGCGTGAGACTGGGACTGACCGCTTGGTATTGGATTTAAGTTGCCGCCGTACAAACGATGGCTGGTATATTGCGACCGATCGTTGGCAAACCATTACCTCCACTCAAGTCAACCAAGAAAACCTTATTGAATTGGCCAACCACTGCGATGAATTTCTTATCCATGCAGCCGATGTTGAAGGCTTGCAAGCGGGCATTGATGAAGACTTAGTTACTTTACTCGGCCAAGGTTGCCCCGTTGCGGTGACCTACGCGGGTGGCGCACGATCTTTAGCTGATTTAAAACGAGTTCATGAGTTGTCTAATGGTATAGTGGATCTAACCATTGGTAGTGCACTGGATATTTTCGGCGGTCAAGGCGTTACCTTAGACGAGTGCATTTTGTGGAACCAATCTCAAAACTAA
- a CDS encoding lysophospholipid acyltransferase family protein: protein MLASPVRLPSPFRLKRVTPFGVGESVIEWATGLAKLDRLYQQRPSSQNSFEFMRYTLEALDIDYSIAKGSVDQIPKDGPVVIVANHPLGAIEGVVLADLVGQVRSDVKVLANELLKRLPEISDLFIGVDVFGGKTAQRTNGKAVRDAHRHLAEGGVLIVFPAGEVSTYAKPSQGLSSDNSKEKQALADIEWSQSVANFLKRSEAITVPIFINGKNSELFYQAGRIHPLLRTAMLGRELLNKKSSVIDISIGSAMPFSELKQFDNNQDLVSYLRLNTYLMSPQQDQESVAHTEQIDLPIIAAINPDLLESEIASLPSEMKLVEQGEFSVYYAPTSSIPLLIQEIGRIREENFRAVGEGSGLACDVDEYDLYYHQLFVWHHGNKEVVGAYRMGLVDKLVKQHGLKGLYSRSLFHYDQAFIDSLGQSIEMGRSVVAGKYQKNLNSLLLLWKGIATFAYRNPKYTNLFGPVSISNEYSHAARQLIAATLSVHYYDKEKASLVMPSTPLRNSGSVFWQPNLLSSLASVTLLSNVLSRMEQGKGLPVLIRQYLKMNGKLVCFNVDPAFHNTLDGLIVVNLKDVPLAILAKYMGRNEAEEYLSDN from the coding sequence ATGTTAGCCAGCCCTGTTCGTTTGCCAAGTCCGTTTCGCTTAAAAAGAGTGACACCATTTGGTGTAGGGGAATCTGTTATTGAATGGGCGACAGGACTCGCTAAATTAGATCGTTTGTATCAACAAAGGCCAAGTAGCCAAAACTCTTTTGAGTTTATGCGTTACACCTTAGAAGCTTTGGACATTGATTATTCGATTGCCAAAGGAAGCGTCGACCAGATCCCCAAAGACGGTCCTGTGGTGATCGTCGCCAATCATCCCCTTGGTGCGATTGAAGGTGTGGTTTTGGCGGATTTGGTTGGGCAAGTGCGCAGTGATGTGAAAGTGCTGGCCAATGAATTGCTCAAGCGTTTGCCTGAAATCAGTGATTTGTTTATCGGTGTGGATGTATTCGGTGGCAAAACCGCTCAGCGGACGAATGGCAAGGCAGTTCGTGATGCCCACCGACATTTGGCCGAGGGCGGGGTGTTGATTGTTTTTCCTGCTGGGGAAGTGTCTACCTATGCGAAACCATCACAAGGTTTATCATCAGATAATTCGAAAGAAAAACAGGCATTGGCGGACATTGAATGGAGTCAGTCTGTTGCGAATTTCTTGAAGCGCAGTGAGGCGATTACGGTTCCTATTTTTATCAACGGCAAAAATAGCGAACTGTTTTATCAAGCAGGTCGAATTCACCCCTTATTGAGAACGGCAATGCTGGGGCGAGAGTTGTTAAACAAAAAGTCTTCAGTGATTGATATTTCCATTGGCAGTGCGATGCCATTTTCAGAACTCAAACAGTTTGATAACAATCAAGACCTTGTTAGTTATCTACGTTTAAACACCTATTTAATGAGCCCGCAGCAGGATCAAGAGTCTGTCGCTCACACAGAGCAAATTGATTTGCCCATTATTGCCGCTATAAACCCTGATCTATTAGAGAGCGAAATCGCCAGTCTTCCTAGTGAAATGAAGCTCGTGGAGCAGGGGGAGTTCAGTGTTTATTACGCCCCAACATCATCTATCCCTTTGCTTATTCAAGAAATTGGCCGCATACGAGAAGAGAACTTTCGTGCTGTCGGGGAAGGCAGTGGTTTGGCCTGTGATGTCGACGAATATGACCTGTATTACCACCAGCTTTTTGTTTGGCATCATGGCAATAAAGAAGTCGTCGGTGCCTACAGAATGGGGCTGGTGGATAAACTGGTTAAACAACATGGTTTAAAAGGCTTGTACTCTCGCAGCCTGTTTCATTACGACCAAGCCTTTATCGATAGTTTAGGGCAAAGCATTGAAATGGGTCGGTCTGTTGTCGCAGGGAAGTATCAAAAGAACTTAAACTCTTTATTGTTGCTATGGAAAGGCATTGCGACTTTTGCCTATCGCAACCCCAAATACACGAATTTATTTGGCCCTGTGAGTATCAGCAATGAGTACAGTCATGCCGCGCGCCAGTTAATCGCGGCGACCTTATCGGTTCATTATTATGATAAAGAAAAAGCCAGCTTGGTGATGCCTTCGACTCCTCTTAGAAACAGTGGCTCCGTGTTTTGGCAACCCAATTTATTATCGTCATTAGCCAGTGTAACCCTGCTATCTAACGTATTATCGAGAATGGAGCAGGGCAAAGGCCTTCCAGTGTTGATTCGTCAATATTTAAAAATGAACGGAAAATTGGTGTGTTTCAATGTGGATCCAGCCTTTCATAACACCTTGGATGGTTTGATTGTGGTGAATTTAAAAGACGTGCCGTTGGCCATTTTGGCGAAATACATGGGACGAAATGAGGCTGAAGAATATTTATCGGATAATTAG